A DNA window from Aspergillus nidulans FGSC A4 chromosome V contains the following coding sequences:
- the pmcC gene encoding putative calcium transporting ATPase (Pmc1) (transcript_id=CADANIAT00002872) has translation MGSRWVVIEGRLNVLYECLLLQWSDPIFMESTETMSETVEKDFSETWAEVLAPDPQYEKDFRVVDNKFAFSPGQLNKLLNPKSLGAFYALGGLQGLEYGLQTDLENGLSTTETVLSRVVSIDGARQAAWSSKGLATSSCSHPTIPPSQPQSQPGSTLFADRTRVFGTNALPSAPKKKFIRLLWDAYNDKIIILLTIAAVVSLALGIYEAASGQSQVDWIEGVAVCVAIAIVVAVTAGNDWQKQRQFGKLNKRKLDRSVRAIRDGKTTQVHITELTVGDIVHLDPGDAAPADGVIIVNHDIKCDESTATGESDQVEKVSGYTAWERLRNGSGSVGKEIDPFIISGSKVLEGLGTYLVTSVGPHSTYGRIMVSLSTETDPTPLQVKLARLAGWIGWFGLGSALLLFFVLFFRFIAQLSGIYENDTPAIKGQHFMDILIVAVTVIVVAIPEGLPLAVTLALAFATARMLKENNLVRLLRACETMGNATVICSDKTGTLTQNKMSVVAGFCSAGESFGKLPSDPAEAPAMTMPGMLERFPAALKELLVHSLALNTTAFEEKDTNGREFVGNKTEIALLQLASQHLGMDLSRIQADNRISHVYPFDSSRKAMAVVYQLPTGYRCLVKGAPEILLDAAVQIVQPGPTGAAVLPAQISDSDRHLISGRINSYARASLRTIGIAYRDFSTWPPNMKRTPNFSEILKEITWIGAFGIHDPLRPEVVEAIGNCHSAGVQVKMVTGDNINTALSIAESCGIKTEDGIAMEGPELRKLDKDQLDEVVPKLQVLARSSPNDKELLVKHLKRLGEIVAVTGDGTNDGPALKAADVGFSMGLSGTDVAREASSIILLDDNFRSIVTAISWGRAVNDAVAKFLQFQITVNITAVLLTVVTAIYNSRNESVFRAVQLLWLNLIMDTFAALALATDPPTADILKRPPTPRHAPLFTVTMWKMILGQSIYKLALCFVLYFCGHSILDLDRDSYQEKLELDTIIFNTFVWMQIFNEFNCRRLDNRFNIFEGIHRNVWFFVINLIMVGGQILIIFVGGAAFGVTRLTGRQWGICLGFAVVCIPWAALLKLVPDQMYKILWSPFAKGYKKMRGSVRPSRLHNGKERVGDEEAPPDQIH, from the exons ATGGGTTCTCGATGGGTAGTCATAGAAGGCAGATTGAATGTCCTTTATGAgtgcctgctgctgcaatGGAGTGACCCCATC TTTATGGAATCCACAGAAACGATGTCAGAAACCGTTGAGAAAGATTTTTCTGAAACCTGGGCAGAAGTACTCGCTCCAGATCCTCAGTACGAAAAGGATTTTCGCGTTGTCGATAATAAATTTGCATTCTCCCCCGGCCAGCTGAACAAGCTGCTCAACCCAAAATCGCTGGGCGCATTTTACGCTCTGGGCGGTTTGCAGGGACTAGAGTATGGCTTACAGACAGATTTGGAAAATGGATTATCGACAACGGAGACCGTTCTGTCGAGGGTCGTTTCCATCGACGGTGCCAGGCAGGCAGCCTGGTCCAGTAAAGGGCTGGCGACCTCGTCATGCTCACATCCCACCATCCCACCATCACAGCCTCAGTCTCAGCCGGGCAGCACGCTGTTCGCGGATCGAACCCGTGTATTCGGCACGAACGCCCTGCCCTCTGctccaaagaagaaatttATTCGGCTCCTCTGGGATGCATATAACGACAAGATAATCATTCTGCTGACTATCGCCGCGGTCGTTTCCCTCGCTCTGGGAATCTATGAAGCCGCTTCGGGCCAGTCCCAGGTTGACTGGATTGAAGGAGTTGCTGTATGCGTTGCGATTGCCATCGTTGTGGCTGTAACGGCCGGGAATGACTGGCAGAAGCAGAGGCAGTTCGGCAAATTGAACAAGCGC AAACTCGACCGCTCAGTTAGGGCTATCCGTGATGGGAAGACGACACAGGTGCATATCACCGAGCTGACAGTGGGCGATATCGTGCACCTCGACCCGGGCGATGCTGCCCCGGCAGACGGAGTGATCATCGTGAACCACGACATCAAATGCGACGAATCGACAGCGACTGGAGAATCTGACCAAGTCGAGAAGGTGAGCGGGTATACGGCCTGGGAGCGTCTTCGGAACGGATCAGGCTCGGTAGGGAAGGAAATCGATCCGTTTATCATCTCAGGAAGCAAAGTACTAGAGGGGTTAGGGACGTATCTCGTTACGAGCGTCGGACCGCACTCGACGTATGGACGCATCATGGTCAGTCTCTCAACTGAAACCGACCCTACCCCATTGCAGGTGAAGCTTGCGCGCCTAGCAGGCTGGATCGGATGGTTTGGACTGGG TTCGGCCTTGCTCCTattcttcgtcctcttcttccgtttCATCGCGCAGTTGTCCGGGATCTATGAGAATGATACACCAGCGATCAAAGGCCAGCACTTCATGGATATTCTGATCGTTGCTGTGACTGTCATTGTAGTCGCAATCCCAG AGGGTCTCCCGCTCGCCGTGACCCTTGCACTAGCATTCGCAACGGCACGCATGCTGAAAGAAAATAACCTCGTCCGACTCCTCCGCGCCTGTGAGACAATGGGTAACGCGACAGTAATCTGCTCCGACAAGACAGGGACCCTAACGCAGAACAAGATGTCTGTCGTGGCCGGGTTCTGCAGCGCGGGCGAATCATTCGGCAAGCTCCCTTCTGATCCTGCTGAAGCACCGGCCATGACCATGCCCGGTATGCTGGAGCGGTTTCCAGCTGCGTTGAAGGAGTTACTCGTGCATAGTCTGGCTTTGAATACAACAGCTTTCGAAGAGAAAGATACGAATGGGAGGGAGTTTGTAGGTAATAAGACCGAGATTGCGCTACTGCAACTTGCGAGCCAACACCTGGGCATGGACTTGTCCCGGATACAGGCGGACAATCGCATTAGTCACGTCTACCCCTTCGACTCGTCTCGAAAGGCCATGGCTGTCGTGTACCAATTGCCGACTGGATACCGGTGCCTTGTCAAGGGTGCGCCGGAGATCTTACTTGACGCAGCTGTGCAAATAGTGCAACCAGGCCCAACAGGGGCTGCTGTGCTTCCAGCGCAGATCTCTGACAGTGATCGGCACTTGATCTCTGGTAGAATCAACTCCTATGCCCGAGCATCGCTTCGAACAATAGGAATTGCCTACCGGGACTTTTCGACGTGGCCGCCGAACATGAAGAGAACCCCCAATTTCAGCGAGATATTGAAGGAGATCACATGGATTGGAGCATTCGGAATCCATGACCCGCTGCGGCcagaggtggtggaggcgaTTGGGAATTGTCACTCTGCAGGAGTGCAGGTCAAAATGGTTACAG GAGATAACATCAACACTGCACTTTCAATTGCCGAATCATGCGGCATAAAAACTGAGGACGGAATCGCGATGGAAGGGCCTGAGCTGCGGAAGCTAGACAAAGACCAGCTCGACGAGGTCGTCCCGAAACTGCAGGTTCTGGCGCGGTCGTCACCAAACGACAAAGAGCTGCTAGTTAAGCATCTTAAGCGCCTTGGAGAGATTGTCGCTGTGACGGGCGATGGGACGAATGATGGACCTGCGCTCAAGGCCGCTGATGTCGGTTTCTCGATGGGATTAAGTGGAACAGATGTGGCAAGAGAGGCCAGCTCGATCATCCTTCTAGATGACAATTTCCGGTCTATCGTCACGGCCATTTCCTGGGGCCGGGCTGTCAACGACGCAGTGGCCAAGTTCCTCCAG TTCCAAATCACGGTCAATATCACTGCCGTTCTCCTAACGGTTGTCACGGCCATATACAACAGCCGAAACGAGAGCGTGTTTCGAgcggtgcagctgctgtggCTGAATCTGATCATGGACACCTTTGCTGCTTTAGCCCT TGCAACCGACCCACCCACAGCCGACATTCTCAAGCGGCCTCCAACCCCCCGTCATGCGCCGTTGTTCACCGTCACTATGTGGAAGATGATCCTCGGTCAGTCTATCTACAAACTAGCCCTCTGCTTTGTCCTGTATTTCTGCGGCCACAGCATCCTAGACCTAGACAGGGATTCCTACCAGGAGAAGCTCGAGCTGGATACCATTATTTTCAACACGTTTGTGTGGATGCAGATCTTCAATGAGTTCAATTGCCGGCGTCTCGACAACAGATTCAATATTTTTGAAGGCATACACCGCAACGTGTGGTTCTTTgtcatcaatctcatcaTGGTCGGGGGACAGATACTGATCATCTTTGTCGGAGGAGCTGCGTTTGGAGTCACCAGACTGACCGGGCGGCAGTGGGGGATATGTCTGGGATTTGCAGTGGTTTGCATTCCATGGGCGGCGTTGCTCAAGCTCGTGCCTGACCA GATGTACAAGATCCTGTGGAGCCCTTTCGCCAAAGGATATAAGAAGATGCGGGGATCCGTACGGCCATCGAGGCTGCATaatgggaaggagagggtgGGTGACGAGGAGGCACCACCGGATCAGATACATTAG
- a CDS encoding indolepyruvate decarboxylase pdcB (transcript_id=CADANIAT00002869), with product METTTTTLAEYLFKRLHQLGVDSIFGLPGDYNLQLLDYVAPSRLHWIGSCNELNAGYAADAYSRVKGIGALVTTFGVGELSAVNAIAGAYAERAPVVHVVGTPVRESQESRALIHHTFNDGEYKRFDRMQEHITVAQAILTDHRSAPAEIDRVLQQCLLHSRPVRIAIPLDMVSLRVPKMALEHKICVPLPCRQPQLEDKALKAILDRMYSAKKPVILVDGEVRSAKIMEEVEHIVKSTEWPTFTSGFGKSLVDETLPNVYGVFTPRYKDFIDSSDLVLCFGPHFSNTNSYLYQTVPQQHKTIFFHPTSVQIDSEIIRDLPANHFLPQLIGHLEVAKLNRYTCNFDHPSSVAPPDVQASDLVTQAGGFWHRMSSFFQEGDIILAETGTASYGANEFRLPPKTRLFKAVTWLSIGYMLPATLGASLAQHDLIARSEYHDFLEARSILFIGDGSFQLTAQELATIIHRKLNVIIFLINNDGYTIERAIHGRNQGYNNITPWRYLKGLEFFGAPTEGEYAAHTWQVRTWGDLEKVLTDERMIKGKGVRMVEVFMDRLDVPPPLDRILEMQIERENGVQ from the exons ATGGAGACCACAACGACCACCCTCGCCGAATACCTCTTCAAACGCCTTCACCAGCTCGGTGTCGACTCCATCTTCGGTCTCCCCGGCGACTAcaacctgcagctgctcGATTATGTCGCTCCCTCACGTTTGCACTGGATAGGGAGCTGCAACGAGCTCAATGCGGGGTACGCGGCGGACGCGTACTCCAGAGTCAAGG GTATTGGCGCCCTCGTAACCACCTTCGGAGTCGGTGAGCTTTCCGCCGTCAATGCGATCGCCGGAGCCTACGCCGAACGAGCCCCCGTTGTCCATGTGGTTGGCACCCCGGTCCGCGAGTCTCAAGAGTCGCGAGCCCTGATCCACCATACTTTCAACGATGGCGAGTACAAGCGGTTTGATCGGATGCAGGAACATATCACGGTCGCCCAGGCGATCTTGACAGACCATCGCTCCGCCCCAGCCGAGATCGACCGCGTCCTTCAGCAGTGCCTCCTGCACAGCCGGCCGGTTCGGATCGCGATTCCTCTCGATATGGTCTCTCTCCGTGTTCCGAAGATGGCCCTAGAACATAAGATTTGCGTGCCGTTGCCGTGTCGTCAGCCGCAACTCGAAGATAAGGCGCTCAAGGCTATCCTGGATCGCATGTACAGCGCCAAGAAACCAGTGATTTTGGTAGACGGCGAAGTGCGCTCGGCGAAGATCATGGAGGAAGTGGAGCATATTGTGAAATCGACAGAGTGGCCAACGTTCACGTCCGGCTTTGGAAAGAGCTTGGTCGATGAGACTCTGCCGAATGTCTACGGCGTGTTCACTCCCAGATACAAGGACTTTATCGACTCCAGTGACCTGGTCCTGTGTTTCGGGCCCCATTTTTCCAACACCAACTCTTACCTCTACCAAACAGTCCCGCAACAGCACAAGacgatcttcttccatccgacATCAGTCCAGATCGACAGCGAGATCATCCGTGATCTGCCAGCAAACCACTTCCTACCGCAGCTTATTGGGCACCTCGAAGTAGCGAAACTCAATAGATATACATGCAACTTCGATCATCCTTCCTCCGTCGCGCCGCCCGATGTACAAGCCTCCGACCTCGTCACCCAAGCCGGCGGTTTCTGGCACCGAAtgtcttcttttttccagGAAGGggacatcatcctcgccgaaACCGGAACGGCATCATATGGCGCAAACGAATTCCGACTACCCCCGAAAACGCGTCTGTTCAAAGCAGTCACCTGGCTGTCTATTGGATACATGCTCCCCGCAACGCTCGGTGCGAGTCTAGCACAGCACGACCTTATCGCTCGATCCGAGTACCACGATTTCCTCGAGGCCCGGTCCATCCTATTCATCGGCGACGGCAGCTTCCAGCTTACAGCGCAAGAGCTGGCAACGATCATCCACCGGAAGCTCAACGTCATTATCTTCCTTATCAACAACGACGGATACACCATTGAGCGTGCTATCCATGGTCGTAACCAAGGCTATAACAATATTACACCCTGGCGCTACCTCAAGGGCCTCGAGTTCTTTGGCGCCCCTACTGAGGGAGAGTACGCGGCGCATACGTGGCAGGTCCGGACGTGGGGTGATCTGGAGAAGGTTTTGACTGATGAGCGTATGATAAAGGGTAAGGGTGTACGCATGGTCGAGGTCTTCATGGATAGGCTTGATGTTCCGCCTCCATTGGATCGGATTTTGGAGATGCAAATCGAGCGGGAGAATGGGGTTCAGTGA
- a CDS encoding uncharacterized protein (transcript_id=CADANIAT00002870): MTFKSTSRTKLRSQFTKPHVQALFHRTSRCDGKDPFSPDGQLHFELDFVNFGSAFQWHYLVPKKGDCLTVVVDLVRPIFDPGEVTLINSEPLTQPAIDFNFFSNDLDIITMREGMRFAYDLLTKADGLRELVILEYPWEMPLDSDAKMKPQCWTGAKRCSTLLGPPDSQRTSNRALVILS; the protein is encoded by the exons ATGACTTTTAAGTCTACGAGCAGAACAAAGCTGCGCAGTCAATTTACCAAACCTCACGTACAGGCCCTGTTTCATCGGACTTCTCGA TGTGACGGGAAGGACCCCTTCAGCCCTGATGGACAGCTGCACTTTGAGCTCGATTTCGTCAATTTCGGTAGCGCGTTTCAATGGCACTACCTTGTCCCAAAAAAGGGTGACTGTCTCACCGTCGTGGTCGACCTCGTCCGTCCGATCTTCGATCCCGGCGAAGTGACTCTCATCAACTCCGAACCCCTCACCCAGCCTGCCATCGatttcaacttcttctccaatGACCTTGACATCATCACCATGCGCGAGGGGATGCGCTTCGCATACGACCTGCTGACCAAGGCTGACGGGCTCAGAGAGCTAGTTATTCTCGAGTACCCGTGGGAGATGCCACTTGACAGCGATGCCAAGATGAAGCCCCAATGCTGGACCGGTGCCAAACGATGTTCCACCCTGTTGGGACCGCCAGACTCTCAAAGGACGTCAAACAGGGCGTTGGTGATCCTGAGCTGA
- a CDS encoding uncharacterized protein (transcript_id=CADANIAT00002868): protein MDKKARLLQSLGTDSTDMVSKEEVVRICKQHGLSAHDAKKEFEKIDIDNDGEMPRNSLFAQFSHFFVFRSNELKSPAGL from the exons atg GACAAAAAAGCTCGCCTTCTGCAGTCGCTG GGAACCGACTCCACCGACATGGTCTCCAAAGAGGAGGTTGTCCGTATCTGCAAGCAGCATGGCCTTTCGGCCCACGATGCCAAAAAGGAATTCGAGAAGATCGATATCGACAATGATGGGGAGATGCCGAGAAATAGTCTGTTCGCCCAATTCAGTCATTTTTTTGTGTTCCGGTCTAACGAGTTGAAGTCGCCGGCAGGATTGTAG
- a CDS encoding SDR family NAD(P)-dependent oxidoreductase (transcript_id=CADANIAT00002871): MSKIGDSKAPSENPSHTIDHANPSIFKPKYLVLDDINVDLLSFNILAASGLAYLFSCLDAKLAAAVAATVLPLRLIFPRPKTPTGTVLVTGASSGIGAELSYIFAEKGHDLILVARNEDQLNVVKNNIQQKYGVRADVVSIDLSVPGSAQRVYDIVTKEKQLTVNVLVNGAALGAAGDPFEQPVELVERMTTLNCISLVQLSHLFGNDMIKRGIGWMMHISSVGSYISSPGQNIYHSTKYFVRAFSEALSVELRAYPGIVNTLLLPGPAETQFITRSHAQETVMMAASGAVEDPKSVAQVGYKALCKGKREAFSSWNAMFTSLVFSVVPKSVHLTMASVFNLPLRGRLRAREPLGDQRVRGQTL, encoded by the exons ATGTCAAAAATAGGAGACTCAAAAGCTCCCTCAGAGAACCCGTCACACACAATTGACCATGCCAACCCCTCAATCTTCAAACCCAAGtatctcgtcctcgacgatatcaacgtcgatcttctctccttcaacattCTCGCCGCATCAGGGCTGGCTTATTTATTCTCCTGCCTCGATGCAAAACTCGCAGCCGCCGTAGCGGCCACTGTTTTACCTCTCCGGCTCATCTTTCCTCGTCCCAAAACCCCAACCGGCACAGTTCTGGTAACAGGCGCATCAAGCGGGATCGGCGCAGAGCTGAGTTATATCTTCGCGGAAAAGGGCCACGATTTGATTCTGGTTGCGCGAAACGAAGACCAGCTCAACGTCGTGAAGAACAATATACAGCAGAAGTACGGCGTCCGCGCCGATGTCGTCAGCATCGATCTGTCTGTTCCGGGATCCGCGCAAAGAGTGTATGATATCGTGACAAAGGAGAAGCAGCTGACTGTGAACGTGCTGGTTAATGGGGCAGCACTGGGCGCAGCGGGCGATCCCTTCGAGCAACCGGTTGAGCTCGTTGAGCGCATGACGACGCTGAATTGTATCTCGCTAGTGCAGCTGTCGCACTTGTTTGGGAACGATATGATCAAGAGAGGCATCGGGTGGATGATGCATATTTCGAGCGTTGGCT CGTATATCTCCAGCCCGGGCCAAAACATCTACCACTCAACCAAGTACTTTGTCCGCGCCTTCTCTGAAGCTCTTTCTGTGGAACTTCGTGCCTACCCTGGAATCGTAAACACACTACTCCTTCCCGGCCCTGCGGAAACGCAATTCATCACGCGATCGCACGCCCAGGAAACGGTCATGATGGCTGCGTCGGGGGCGGTTGAGGATCCCAAGTCCGTCGCGCAAGTCGGGTATAAGGCGTTGTGCAAGGGCAAGCGAGAGGCGTTCAGTAGTTGGAACGCCATGTTCACGAGTCTAGTCTTCAGCGTCGTGCCGAAGAGTGTACATTTGACGATGGCGAGCGTCTTCAATCTACCCTTGCGGGGACGACTTAGGGCTAGGGAGCCGTTGGGTGATCAAAGGGTTAGGGGGCAGACGTTGTGA